One Pseudomonadota bacterium genomic window, ATCTATGAATACAATAAAGCTATGCCAAGAGCCTTAAAAGCTACTATATTTTATTCGATACAATTTATTGTGTTGTTTTTCTTCTACTGGTTTATGAGGAGAATTTTATGAACATTTGGGTGAAAACCTTTTTCCCTATTACATTGCTGATCATAACACTTTCTGGAGCGGTACAATCCAGTGAAATTACTTTGAGCCAATTAAAGCAATATGCTGGTGCTTTGCCTGAATTTCCTCCTATGGATAACGAAAATCCGATTAATCCTGATTACTCCTCGTTCTTTGCAGCGCAAAAACGCACTCCTATCCAACGGGCGGCAGATATTTTTACTGTAAGTACTATTTTTACTGACAGAAATCAAGTGTTACAAATGCTAAAACGTGCAACTGATGATATCAATTTAAGGAGTCAAAAACACGCTTGTGACAAGGATCGTATCCCCATCAAAACTGGAGACAAGATACTGGTTTGGGGAGATCTCCATGGAGCGTTTCACTCACTCGTACGCTCACTAGAAGAGCTCCAGTCCCAAGGGCTCATCAATGATGAGCTTGTCATCGAACGTAAGAATGTGAAATTTATTTTTATGGGCAATATCATTGATCGTTCGGCCTATAGTCTTGAAACTCTTATTGTTGTTTTAGTGCTTTTGCATCGCAATCCAGATAAGGTTTTCTATTTGCGTGGCAGTCATGAAAATGCAGAAAATTGGCAGAACTACGATTTTCGAGATGAATTACGTGCGCGTCTCAACGTAGTAGATGATAACGATCCGTTAATAAAAGACATAAACCACTTTTTTGGTCTGTTGCCTTCAAAGATATTTTTCAAAATGTCAGGGGAAAAACCAGAATACCTTGTAATCAATGGTCTCTACACAACACCTACGACAGACCTATTAAAAATCGAGCCTAATATTACTACTCTTATTAAAAACCAGAGCCGTTCTAGGATTTACCAAACCACCAATGGATTGGATCTTTTGCCACAGGAACAAGGAATCCCGACCTGGACCGTTTTTTCCAGTCCGACACTTGCGTTTAAGAATCTGTATCAGTTTCAGTCTGATGCGTTTGCGATGATCGACATTGGGACGCATTTGAATGCATCTGCTATTTCTTTGGTGGTTAAGGAAATACAAGCTGTAGACTCTAACTTCAAAGTTCAACGTTTTCAACTAATGTCGGGTGAAATTCTCAAAGCTGGCGAATTTAAAAAGGCAGAATGGTTTGAAGTACCGATAGGATGTACTCTTGATCTATCTGAATCTTCACGAGTGCTGGGGGCGCGTCTGCGTGCTGGAATTGATTTAAAAATTCGTCAGATCAATCGTACTGGAGGTATTCGTGGTAAATTGTTACGCATCTTTTTCCAAAACGATAAATACAACCCAGCTATTGCTGTGAGAAATATTCGCACATTCATAAGAGACAAGGGAATCAATATTATTCTCTCTCCTTTGGGGGTTTCTGCAACAGCATTGCTTCCAAGTGCAGAAAAACAGGAGATCTTGGTGCTGTTTCCTTACTCAGGAGTTGACGTTTTACGCCGATCTGAACTATCGCATCTACTGCATTTTCGCCCCTCATTTGCTGAAGAAGCGCGAGCCCTGGTTCAGTATTCACGGGAAACTTTGTTAAAGCAACGTTTTGGTATTTTTTATCAGGATGATGCTTACGGAAGGTCGGTGTTAAAGGCTGCTGTGAACAAACTGGAAAGTGATTATGGTATTGAGAAAAATCAAATTTGTAGTGCCTCTTACCAACGAAACACTCTAGAGGTGAGCAATGCAGTCAAAACTCTTAAGCAGTGCAATCCAGACGTTTTGTTTTTATTTTCAACGCTGGCGCCCTCTGAAGAACTTGTCAATAAGCTAGGGGTTTCTTTTTTAGCTAATATCACCCTGATGGGAGTTTCGTTTCTCACAGACCGTTTTCGTGATTTTGCCTCAGGGATGAGTAGGGGGCAAAAACAGGGTAAAGGCTTAAATTTCATAATTTCTCGTGTGGTGCCGAATCCAGCAACCAGTGATTTGCAGATTGTACGTGAATATCGCCAGCAGATAAGTCAAGAGTATCCAGGTACGCGATATGATGCAGATTCGCTTGAGGGCTACATTATTGCAAGTTTGCTGGTGAATGCGCTAACGAAATTACCATTACCCATTACCAAGCAGGATATCATTACAGAATTTGAAAAGTTAAAAAGTTATGATTTTAAAGGGTTGCATCTTGATTTTAATCCTAAAACACGAGAATTTTCCAAAGATGTTTGGTTGGATACTGGCAAGGATGTCTGGTTGCATATGTGAGCTGTGTATTCACCGATTCCACCGTCCAGCCCAAATTTGTAGATTGCAATGCAGCTAGAATTGCCTTACGATTCCCGAAACGTGTTTAAAATACAAATGGGGGACCTATCTTAATGTTTGTCTTCTTTACTAATCCCTTCAGCATTGCACTCTATGGCTTTTTGAGTGTGGCTGTGGTTGCTTTGTGGTTGCGTCCAACAATTGGATTATTGCTTGGGTTTGTGGCGGTGG contains:
- a CDS encoding ABC transporter substrate-binding protein, with amino-acid sequence MNIWVKTFFPITLLIITLSGAVQSSEITLSQLKQYAGALPEFPPMDNENPINPDYSSFFAAQKRTPIQRAADIFTVSTIFTDRNQVLQMLKRATDDINLRSQKHACDKDRIPIKTGDKILVWGDLHGAFHSLVRSLEELQSQGLINDELVIERKNVKFIFMGNIIDRSAYSLETLIVVLVLLHRNPDKVFYLRGSHENAENWQNYDFRDELRARLNVVDDNDPLIKDINHFFGLLPSKIFFKMSGEKPEYLVINGLYTTPTTDLLKIEPNITTLIKNQSRSRIYQTTNGLDLLPQEQGIPTWTVFSSPTLAFKNLYQFQSDAFAMIDIGTHLNASAISLVVKEIQAVDSNFKVQRFQLMSGEILKAGEFKKAEWFEVPIGCTLDLSESSRVLGARLRAGIDLKIRQINRTGGIRGKLLRIFFQNDKYNPAIAVRNIRTFIRDKGINIILSPLGVSATALLPSAEKQEILVLFPYSGVDVLRRSELSHLLHFRPSFAEEARALVQYSRETLLKQRFGIFYQDDAYGRSVLKAAVNKLESDYGIEKNQICSASYQRNTLEVSNAVKTLKQCNPDVLFLFSTLAPSEELVNKLGVSFLANITLMGVSFLTDRFRDFASGMSRGQKQGKGLNFIISRVVPNPATSDLQIVREYRQQISQEYPGTRYDADSLEGYIIASLLVNALTKLPLPITKQDIITEFEKLKSYDFKGLHLDFNPKTREFSKDVWLDTGKDVWLHM